One window of the Alphaproteobacteria bacterium genome contains the following:
- the purQ gene encoding phosphoribosylformylglycinamidine synthase subunit PurQ has translation MSAAVIVFPGSNCDRDIAVALKAVLGHAPQMVWHGDSALPKVDLIAVPGGFSYGDYLRSGAMAANSPIMREVVAHAGRGVPVLGICNGFQVLTECGLLPGVLMRNASLKFICRDVNLRVERNDTIFTRGYEAGEVIRVPVAHHDGNYFTDPDTHQTLEDNGRVAFRYCGPDGAITDAANPNGSLANIAGILNETGNVLGMMPHPERLADPLLGGTDGAPMFTGLAEAIAA, from the coding sequence ATGTCAGCAGCCGTCATTGTATTCCCCGGGTCGAACTGTGATCGCGATATCGCCGTCGCGCTGAAAGCCGTGCTGGGCCACGCCCCGCAGATGGTCTGGCATGGCGACAGCGCGTTGCCGAAGGTCGATCTGATTGCGGTCCCCGGCGGCTTTTCATACGGCGATTATCTACGCTCGGGCGCCATGGCGGCGAACAGTCCGATCATGCGCGAAGTCGTCGCCCATGCCGGACGCGGCGTACCGGTGCTGGGCATCTGCAACGGGTTCCAGGTGCTGACCGAATGCGGCCTGCTGCCGGGTGTGCTGATGCGCAATGCGAGCCTCAAATTCATCTGCCGCGACGTCAATCTGCGCGTCGAGCGCAATGACACGATTTTCACCCGCGGCTACGAGGCCGGCGAGGTGATCCGGGTGCCGGTCGCCCATCATGACGGCAACTACTTCACCGACCCGGACACGCATCAAACACTCGAAGACAATGGCCGGGTCGCCTTCCGGTATTGCGGGCCCGATGGCGCGATCACGGACGCGGCCAACCCCAACGGCTCCCTGGCCAACATCGCCGGCATCCTGAACGAGACCGGCAACGTTCTGGGGATGATGCCGCACCCGGAACGGCTGGCCGACCCGCTGCTCGGCGGCACGGACGGCGCGCCGATGTTTACGGGCCTGGCAGAGGCGATTGCGGCATGA
- the purL gene encoding phosphoribosylformylglycinamidine synthase subunit PurL: MSDTAARPEDLMGLSDDEYDTILEILGRTPNFTELGIFSVMWSEHCSYKSSKFWLKTLPTEGPQVIQGPGENAGVIDIGDGLAAIFKIESHNHPSFIEPYQGAATGVGGIMRDVFTMGARPIANMNALRFGAPDHPKTRHLVDGVIAGIGGYGNCMGVPTVGGEVNFDPAYNGNILVNAMTVGIAGTDKIFYSAAAGVGLPVVYVGAKTGRDGIHGATMASAEFDDDSDEKRPTVQVGDPFTEKLLLEACLELMATDAIIAIQDMGAAGLTSSSVEMASKGEVGITLTLDHVPQRETEMTPYEMMLSESQERMLMVLKPGREEMARAIFDKWELDLAVIGETNDSQRLVLMWQDEIAADIPVPPLVAAAPEYERPWTATPPRAVLTPGDVSAPDDLADTLLQMVASPDLCSRRWVWEQYDHMVMGDTVGRPGGDAALVRVHGTNKALAISTDCTPRYVVANPVEGGKQAVAESWRNVTAVGATPLAVTNNLNFGNPERPEIMGQLVGAVQGMGAACEALDAPVVSGNVSLYNETNGEAILPTPVIGCVGLIDDLTKAVGGAFENDGDSVFVVGETSGWLGCSIYQRDQAGGTAGAPPPVDLDAERRNGDFVRDAIPAGRINACHDVSDGGIAVALAEMAIAGEIGANISHESDLPSHAWAFGEDQARYIVTCADGAAFAAAAREAGVHVEPIGTVGGAALTLPEAKPISVAALRDAHARWLPAYMASRES, encoded by the coding sequence ATGAGTGACACGGCGGCACGCCCCGAAGACCTGATGGGTCTGAGCGACGACGAATACGACACGATCCTCGAAATTCTCGGACGCACACCGAATTTCACCGAACTCGGCATCTTCTCGGTCATGTGGTCGGAGCATTGCTCCTACAAATCGTCGAAATTCTGGCTCAAGACCCTGCCGACCGAAGGCCCGCAGGTGATCCAGGGCCCGGGCGAGAATGCGGGCGTCATCGATATCGGCGACGGGCTCGCGGCGATCTTCAAGATCGAGAGCCACAACCATCCCAGCTTCATCGAGCCCTACCAGGGTGCCGCAACGGGTGTCGGCGGCATCATGCGCGACGTGTTCACCATGGGCGCGCGGCCGATCGCCAACATGAACGCGCTGCGCTTCGGCGCCCCGGATCACCCGAAAACACGCCATCTGGTAGACGGCGTTATCGCGGGGATCGGCGGTTACGGCAACTGCATGGGCGTACCCACGGTCGGCGGCGAGGTAAATTTCGACCCCGCCTACAACGGCAATATCCTGGTCAACGCCATGACCGTCGGGATCGCCGGTACCGACAAGATATTCTACTCCGCCGCCGCCGGCGTGGGTCTGCCGGTGGTCTACGTCGGCGCCAAGACCGGACGCGACGGCATCCATGGCGCGACCATGGCCTCGGCCGAGTTCGACGACGATTCCGACGAGAAACGCCCCACGGTGCAGGTCGGCGACCCGTTCACGGAGAAACTGCTCCTCGAGGCCTGCCTGGAACTGATGGCGACGGACGCCATCATCGCCATTCAGGACATGGGTGCCGCGGGTCTGACGTCTTCATCGGTCGAGATGGCCAGCAAGGGCGAGGTGGGCATTACCCTGACCCTCGACCATGTACCCCAGCGCGAAACGGAAATGACGCCCTACGAGATGATGCTGTCGGAAAGCCAGGAGCGGATGCTCATGGTGCTCAAGCCCGGCCGCGAGGAGATGGCGCGCGCCATCTTCGACAAATGGGAACTCGATCTGGCGGTGATCGGCGAGACCAACGACAGCCAGCGGCTCGTCCTCATGTGGCAGGACGAGATTGCCGCCGACATCCCGGTGCCGCCGCTGGTCGCCGCCGCACCCGAATATGAACGCCCCTGGACGGCGACCCCGCCCCGCGCGGTTCTGACTCCGGGCGACGTATCTGCCCCGGACGATCTGGCGGACACGCTGTTACAGATGGTCGCGAGCCCCGATCTCTGCTCGCGGCGCTGGGTGTGGGAGCAGTATGACCATATGGTGATGGGTGACACAGTCGGCCGGCCCGGCGGCGATGCCGCCCTGGTCAGGGTCCACGGCACCAACAAGGCGCTGGCGATCAGCACCGACTGTACCCCGCGCTATGTGGTCGCCAACCCGGTCGAGGGCGGCAAACAGGCCGTCGCTGAATCCTGGCGCAACGTCACGGCGGTCGGTGCGACACCGCTGGCGGTCACCAACAATCTGAATTTCGGTAACCCCGAGCGGCCCGAGATCATGGGCCAGCTTGTCGGTGCCGTGCAGGGCATGGGTGCCGCGTGCGAGGCGCTCGATGCGCCCGTCGTGTCGGGCAATGTCTCGCTCTACAACGAAACCAATGGCGAGGCGATCCTGCCAACCCCCGTGATCGGCTGCGTCGGTTTGATCGACGACCTGACGAAGGCGGTGGGTGGCGCGTTCGAAAACGACGGCGATTCCGTGTTTGTGGTCGGCGAAACATCCGGCTGGCTGGGCTGTTCGATCTATCAGCGCGATCAGGCAGGGGGGACCGCCGGTGCGCCACCGCCGGTCGATCTCGATGCCGAACGCCGGAACGGCGATTTCGTGCGTGATGCGATCCCCGCGGGCCGGATTAACGCCTGTCATGACGTCAGCGACGGCGGAATCGCGGTCGCACTTGCCGAAATGGCAATCGCCGGCGAAATCGGCGCGAATATCAGCCATGAGAGCGATTTACCGTCCCATGCCTGGGCCTTTGGTGAGGATCAGGCGCGTTATATCGTCACCTGCGCCGATGGCGCAGCATTCGCCGCTGCGGCCAGGGAGGCCGGAGTCCATGTGGAGCCCATCGGCACCGTGGGTGGGGCCGCGTTGACACTCCCCGAGGCGAAGCCTATATCCGTCGCGGCACTACGCGATGCACATGCACGCTGGTTGCCGGCGTATATGGCGTCGCGCGAGAGCTGA
- a CDS encoding BolA family transcriptional regulator: MPMAASEIENLIKDALPDAEIRIDDLRGDGDHYLANVVSSAFAGKSRVQQHQMVYDALQGRMGGELHALALQTSAPESS; encoded by the coding sequence ATGCCGATGGCCGCCAGCGAGATCGAGAACCTGATCAAGGACGCGTTGCCGGATGCCGAAATCCGGATCGACGATCTGCGCGGCGACGGCGACCATTATCTGGCGAATGTCGTCTCGTCGGCATTTGCCGGCAAATCCCGGGTCCAGCAACATCAGATGGTTTACGACGCCCTCCAGGGCCGCATGGGCGGCGAGCTACACGCCCTCGCGCTTCAGACCTCGGCCCCCGAGAGCAGCTAG
- the grxD gene encoding Grx4 family monothiol glutaredoxin: MTDSPVQERIKTDIDQNEVMLFMKGTPVFPQCGFSAAVVQILNHMGVKFGSADVLVDPAIRDGIKEFTNWPTVPQLYVKGEFVGGCDIIREMFETGELEQMFEEKGVAREAA; encoded by the coding sequence ATGACCGACAGCCCCGTACAGGAACGCATCAAGACCGACATCGACCAGAATGAAGTCATGCTCTTCATGAAAGGGACGCCTGTGTTTCCGCAATGCGGGTTCTCGGCGGCCGTGGTCCAGATCCTGAACCATATGGGTGTCAAATTCGGCAGCGCCGACGTGCTGGTCGACCCGGCCATCCGCGACGGCATCAAGGAATTCACCAACTGGCCGACCGTCCCGCAGCTTTATGTGAAGGGTGAGTTCGTCGGCGGCTGCGATATCATCCGCGAGATGTTCGAAACCGGTGAGCTTGAGCAGATGTTCGAGGAAAAGGGCGTCGCGCGCGAAGCTGCCTGA
- the rarD gene encoding EamA family transporter RarD: protein MGVGAFLIWSFTPFYFEAIQELGVAQIIAHRFLWAIPFMAVVLTIARQWAGLARAIRTPRVLATLFLSGALISVNWSTFIFTVVSDQLLSASLGYFLSPLVNVLLGFVVLRERLSNGQRIAVALATIGVGIQVIGFGQVPWIALIIAFSFGLYGLLRKTVNADAAVGLFIECAVIAPLALGVLILFEFRGTGAFGHHGLGFDALIALSGIVTGLPLLMFAASARRVKLATIGLMQYIAPSFYLLFAFTFFPQPFGTAEIITFAFIWLALIIYTAEIWRTRIV, encoded by the coding sequence ATGGGAGTCGGTGCATTCCTGATCTGGAGCTTCACCCCCTTCTATTTCGAAGCCATTCAGGAACTGGGCGTCGCCCAGATCATTGCACACCGGTTCCTTTGGGCGATCCCGTTCATGGCCGTCGTCCTGACCATCGCGCGCCAATGGGCGGGGCTGGCCCGCGCGATCCGCACACCGCGCGTCCTCGCCACATTGTTCCTCTCCGGCGCCCTGATCAGCGTCAATTGGAGCACGTTCATCTTCACGGTTGTCTCCGACCAGCTGCTCTCGGCAAGTCTGGGCTACTTCCTCAGCCCGCTGGTCAACGTGTTGTTGGGCTTTGTTGTCTTGCGCGAGCGCCTGTCGAACGGTCAGCGCATCGCCGTCGCGCTGGCCACCATCGGCGTCGGCATTCAGGTCATCGGGTTCGGACAGGTCCCCTGGATCGCGTTGATCATTGCCTTTTCGTTCGGCCTCTATGGCCTCCTGCGCAAGACAGTGAACGCCGATGCTGCGGTCGGCCTGTTCATCGAGTGCGCGGTCATCGCGCCACTCGCGCTCGGCGTGCTCATTCTGTTCGAATTCAGGGGAACCGGCGCATTCGGCCATCATGGGCTCGGGTTCGATGCCCTGATTGCCCTGTCCGGCATCGTCACCGGGCTGCCGCTGCTGATGTTTGCCGCGTCGGCGCGGCGCGTGAAGCTGGCGACCATCGGCCTGATGCAGTATATCGCGCCGTCATTCTACCTGCTGTTCGCTTTCACCTTTTTTCCGCAGCCCTTCGGCACGGCGGAGATCATCACTTTCGCCTTCATCTGGCTGGCGCTGATCATCTACACTGCAGAGATATGGCGGACACGGATCGTTTAA
- a CDS encoding VOC family protein — protein MAMYWLDHVNIRTAKLDEMSAFYEGVLGLKRGKRPLSFDFGGAWHYCGSNAIVHLVESVRQVKNGEAQVEHFALRASGSMKTFQRKMREHDAPYTVVPLLEINMVQVNVFDPDGNKVEVQFAATDNDDMEPFPGNSAASKRRFKKGADLNKTGIMSLKKSKAKTSKTNKKLGAPKPIHPPKKRTRHV, from the coding sequence ATGGCTATGTACTGGCTCGATCATGTGAATATTCGCACCGCCAAACTCGACGAGATGTCCGCCTTCTACGAAGGTGTCCTCGGGCTGAAGCGTGGCAAACGGCCGCTTAGTTTCGATTTCGGAGGTGCCTGGCACTATTGCGGCAGCAACGCGATCGTTCACCTCGTGGAATCGGTCCGGCAGGTCAAGAATGGCGAAGCTCAGGTCGAACATTTTGCCCTGCGCGCCAGCGGCAGCATGAAGACGTTCCAGCGCAAAATGCGCGAACATGACGCGCCCTATACCGTGGTCCCGCTGCTCGAGATAAACATGGTTCAGGTCAACGTGTTCGACCCGGACGGCAACAAGGTCGAGGTCCAGTTCGCCGCCACCGACAATGACGATATGGAGCCCTTCCCGGGAAACAGCGCGGCGTCGAAGCGACGGTTCAAGAAGGGTGCGGACCTCAACAAAACGGGCATCATGTCGCTGAAGAAATCCAAGGCGAAAACGTCGAAGACCAACAAGAAACTGGGCGCGCCGAAACCGATCCATCCGCCCAAAAAGCGCACACGCCACGTCTAG
- a CDS encoding redoxin domain-containing protein, protein MHQAVVWNENIEKIRAQGIEVVSVTADDVATVQRFAKLRKIDYPLLSDANRDVINAFGLFNDRFPEGSRYRGTAIPMVIVANAEGVVTHVYNGHGYTEDHEIATIVNNAIEATEAPKSQ, encoded by the coding sequence ATTCACCAGGCGGTCGTCTGGAACGAAAATATCGAAAAAATCCGCGCCCAGGGCATCGAGGTCGTCTCGGTAACGGCCGATGACGTCGCGACGGTTCAGCGCTTCGCCAAGCTGCGGAAAATCGACTATCCGCTCCTGTCGGACGCGAACCGCGATGTGATCAACGCCTTCGGCCTGTTCAACGACCGGTTCCCGGAAGGCAGCCGCTATCGCGGCACCGCCATTCCTATGGTGATCGTTGCCAATGCCGAGGGGGTCGTGACCCACGTCTATAACGGCCACGGCTACACCGAGGATCATGAGATCGCGACGATCGTGAACAACGCGATCGAGGCCACCGAAGCCCCGAAGAGCCAGTAG
- a CDS encoding redoxin domain-containing protein, with protein sequence MVQAVAWNDRIDAVRALGYEVVTVTYDDVGTLQRLGKRQKIAYPMLSDVNSDIIRAFGLLAENYPQGSFYYGVPHPAIMVLDSAGQVSHRFSERHYSSRPDIENVLAVLRKDATS encoded by the coding sequence ATTGTCCAGGCGGTCGCCTGGAACGACAGGATCGACGCGGTGCGCGCGCTCGGCTACGAGGTCGTCACCGTCACCTATGACGATGTCGGCACGCTGCAGCGCCTCGGCAAACGCCAGAAGATCGCCTACCCGATGCTCTCGGACGTGAATTCGGACATCATCCGGGCGTTCGGCCTACTGGCGGAGAATTACCCGCAAGGCAGCTTCTACTACGGGGTACCGCACCCGGCCATCATGGTCCTCGATAGCGCGGGCCAGGTCAGCCACCGCTTTTCGGAACGTCATTATTCCTCGCGCCCCGACATCGAGAATGTGCTGGCCGTCCTGCGCAAGGACGCGACGAGCTAG
- the rpsD gene encoding 30S ribosomal protein S4 translates to MSKRHSAKYKIDRRLGENLWGRPKSPVNRREHGPGEHGRRRKKPSDYGLHLMAKQKLRKYYGDVGERQFRRYYDEAVRRRGDTGENLIELLERRLDAVVYRMKFVPTIFAARQFVNHGHIRVNGKKVNIPSYAVQDGDVIEVKEKSRELPLVLEAIASTERDLAEYMDVDLNNLKGTYLRGPKLADVPYPVKMEPNLVVEYYSL, encoded by the coding sequence ATGTCTAAGCGGCATTCCGCGAAGTACAAGATTGATCGCCGTCTCGGCGAGAATCTCTGGGGCCGGCCCAAGAGCCCGGTCAACCGACGTGAGCACGGCCCGGGCGAGCATGGTCGCCGCCGCAAGAAACCGTCCGATTACGGCCTTCACCTGATGGCCAAGCAGAAGCTGCGCAAATATTACGGCGATGTCGGCGAGCGCCAGTTCCGCCGCTACTACGATGAAGCCGTGCGTCGCCGTGGCGACACGGGCGAGAATCTGATCGAGCTCCTGGAGCGCCGCCTCGATGCGGTCGTCTACCGGATGAAGTTCGTGCCGACGATCTTCGCCGCCCGCCAGTTCGTCAACCACGGGCATATCCGTGTAAACGGCAAGAAGGTCAACATCCCGTCCTACGCGGTTCAGGATGGCGACGTGATCGAGGTCAAGGAGAAGTCGCGCGAGCTGCCGCTGGTGCTCGAGGCGATTGCATCGACCGAGCGCGATCTTGCCGAGTATATGGACGTCGATCTGAACAACCTGAAGGGCACCTATCTGCGCGGACCGAAGCTGGCCGATGTGCCGTATCCGGTGAAGATGGAGCCGAACCTGGTCGTCGAGTATTACTCGCTCTGA
- a CDS encoding DMT family transporter: MASSSRSGNHLKGIAITATGVVILSPDGLITSLVAADIRTSLFWRGLLLGIAMTGFLLVRYRGDLLQIFSRLRQLPHLAVAFMFAASSVGWVTAITLTSVANTLFILACAPLFAAIFARIFMGERVPRRTIVTIFIAIGAMAVIFAEGLGRGDLYGNLAAVATALVWAGMVVVLSHTQIDDPAPAMALSGYIVAVVALFVAPTISIIALDALWLGLLGFVVLPVSFFMILLGPRHLSAPEVSLIMLLEAVLGPIWAWWFISQAPSPLSLIGGTVIVGTLAVHFAIGLRDEKHNA; encoded by the coding sequence ATGGCGTCCAGTTCCCGATCCGGCAATCATCTCAAGGGCATAGCGATCACCGCAACGGGTGTCGTTATCCTGTCGCCCGACGGACTGATCACCTCGCTCGTGGCCGCCGACATCCGCACTTCCCTGTTCTGGCGCGGTCTGCTCCTCGGTATCGCGATGACCGGCTTTCTGCTGGTCCGTTACCGCGGCGATCTCCTGCAGATATTCAGCCGATTACGTCAGCTCCCCCACCTGGCGGTCGCCTTCATGTTCGCCGCGTCGTCGGTTGGCTGGGTCACGGCGATCACCCTGACCAGCGTCGCCAACACGCTGTTTATCCTCGCCTGTGCACCTTTGTTTGCCGCCATCTTCGCGCGCATCTTCATGGGTGAGCGCGTGCCCCGCCGGACGATCGTGACAATTTTCATCGCAATCGGTGCGATGGCAGTGATCTTCGCCGAAGGGCTGGGCCGCGGAGACCTGTACGGAAACCTCGCAGCGGTCGCCACGGCGCTTGTGTGGGCCGGAATGGTGGTTGTGCTCAGCCACACCCAGATCGACGATCCGGCGCCCGCCATGGCGCTCAGCGGCTATATCGTCGCCGTCGTGGCGCTGTTCGTGGCGCCCACAATCTCGATCATCGCACTGGATGCGCTCTGGCTCGGCCTGCTGGGCTTCGTGGTGCTGCCGGTCTCGTTCTTCATGATCCTGCTCGGCCCGCGCCATCTGTCCGCGCCCGAGGTCAGCCTGATCATGCTTCTTGAGGCGGTCCTGGGGCCGATCTGGGCCTGGTGGTTCATCTCGCAGGCGCCATCACCGCTCTCGTTGATCGGCGGCACCGTGATCGTGGGAACGCTCGCGGTCCACTTCGCCATCGGCCTGCGTGACGAGAAGCACAACGCCTAG
- a CDS encoding adenylate/guanylate cyclase domain-containing protein: MNDGATSRHGLIPMQGSNAWLVEKGLGDASLAEIVQGLGHSLVARGIALHRIAVGGMLLHPVFGARDVIWDARTDHVRSEMATRDIIRSPEFQNSPFFSSLSNGLPFERHRLDGDNYPEFPILHTLKEDGVTDYLVFYQHYGRRDLSLWEGLPQGLEGAVSSFSTRRLSGFTDDEVTYLQALNKLLALIVKSRTNRELSMTLLDTYLGTYTGGQVMDGRVERGDGRRIECVIWQCDLRGSTALAEKLPMEDYLSTLDDYFDCTAGVVLDHGGEVLKFIGDGVLAIFPIDSEIRGVESMCRSALSTARESLDRAARINVERDGAGLPPIKFGVSMHVGDVVYGNVGTDRRLDFTVIGSAVNETSRLEGLTKILDVPVVASEKFEEAAPEPLVALGQHKVPGVSGKLEAFTLPELVAP, from the coding sequence GTGAACGACGGAGCGACGTCCCGACATGGTCTGATACCGATGCAGGGCTCGAATGCCTGGCTGGTGGAAAAGGGGCTCGGCGATGCCAGCCTGGCCGAAATAGTTCAGGGGCTGGGGCATAGTCTTGTGGCCCGCGGAATCGCGCTGCACAGAATCGCCGTCGGTGGGATGTTGCTCCATCCCGTATTTGGTGCGCGCGATGTCATCTGGGATGCCCGGACCGACCATGTGCGAAGCGAAATGGCGACCCGTGACATCATCCGGTCCCCGGAATTCCAGAATTCGCCGTTTTTCAGTTCCCTGAGCAACGGTCTGCCGTTCGAACGCCATCGACTGGACGGAGATAATTACCCGGAATTTCCCATCCTGCACACGCTCAAGGAGGATGGGGTCACCGACTATCTGGTTTTTTATCAGCATTATGGCCGGCGCGATCTCTCGCTCTGGGAAGGTTTGCCCCAGGGCCTGGAGGGTGCGGTCAGTTCGTTTTCCACGCGCCGATTGAGCGGGTTCACCGACGACGAAGTCACGTATCTTCAGGCGCTCAACAAGTTGCTTGCCCTGATCGTCAAATCCAGGACGAACCGGGAGCTCTCGATGACGCTCCTCGACACCTATCTCGGAACCTATACCGGCGGACAGGTGATGGATGGCCGCGTCGAACGCGGCGATGGACGGCGCATCGAGTGCGTCATCTGGCAGTGCGATCTGCGTGGCTCCACGGCGCTCGCGGAGAAGCTGCCGATGGAGGATTATCTCTCGACACTGGATGACTATTTTGACTGCACTGCCGGCGTGGTTCTGGACCATGGCGGCGAGGTGCTCAAGTTTATCGGCGATGGAGTCCTGGCGATCTTTCCGATCGATTCCGAGATACGGGGCGTTGAAAGTATGTGCCGTTCGGCATTGTCGACGGCGCGCGAATCTCTGGACCGCGCGGCACGGATAAATGTCGAACGTGATGGTGCGGGATTGCCACCGATCAAATTCGGTGTCTCCATGCATGTGGGCGACGTGGTTTACGGCAATGTGGGAACGGACCGTCGGCTTGATTTCACGGTAATCGGATCTGCGGTCAACGAGACGTCGCGCCTCGAGGGACTTACAAAGATTCTCGATGTACCTGTCGTCGCGTCGGAAAAATTCGAGGAAGCGGCTCCCGAACCGCTGGTCGCTCTGGGCCAACACAAGGTTCCGGGTGTCTCGGGTAAACTCGAAGCCTTCACGCTCCCCGAACTGGTCGCTCCCTAG
- a CDS encoding RNA methyltransferase, whose amino-acid sequence MAGTDRTQPPVLGGPRIVLIEPQLSENVGAVARAMLNCGLNRMSLVNPREGWPNAKAEPMAAGATEVLDAVQVFATPEQAVADLTAVYATTARPRELTVRVLTPREAAADMRAAQARGENVGVLFGPERSGLTNDHVALADRIISVPLNPAYSSLNLAQAVLLVAYEWFTAGDETPPDTVTMSGTRMAAKSELIDLFGRLETELDAGGFFRAPDLRPSVMRNLMSMLQRARLTDQEVRTFHGMISALTRSWQHTQNAKRRRGELERDSTTE is encoded by the coding sequence ATGGCCGGTACAGACCGAACCCAACCGCCCGTCCTCGGCGGACCGCGCATCGTCCTGATTGAACCCCAGCTCAGCGAGAATGTGGGTGCGGTGGCGCGCGCGATGCTGAACTGCGGGCTCAACCGGATGTCGCTGGTCAATCCGCGCGAAGGTTGGCCCAACGCCAAGGCCGAGCCGATGGCCGCGGGGGCCACGGAGGTTCTCGATGCTGTGCAGGTCTTTGCCACGCCGGAACAGGCGGTGGCGGATCTCACGGCGGTGTACGCAACGACGGCGCGCCCGCGCGAACTGACCGTGCGCGTTCTGACCCCGCGCGAGGCGGCGGCCGACATGCGTGCCGCCCAGGCGCGCGGTGAGAATGTCGGGGTGTTGTTCGGGCCGGAACGCTCGGGCCTGACGAACGACCATGTGGCGCTGGCCGACAGGATCATCTCGGTGCCGCTGAACCCCGCCTACTCCTCGCTCAATCTTGCCCAGGCCGTACTGCTGGTTGCCTATGAGTGGTTCACCGCCGGCGACGAAACCCCGCCGGACACCGTGACGATGTCGGGCACGCGGATGGCCGCGAAAAGTGAGCTGATAGACCTGTTCGGGCGCCTGGAGACCGAGCTGGACGCGGGCGGATTTTTTCGTGCACCCGATTTGCGGCCGTCGGTGATGCGCAATCTCATGTCCATGCTCCAGCGCGCGCGCCTGACCGACCAGGAGGTGCGGACCTTCCACGGGATGATCAGCGCCCTCACGCGAAGCTGGCAGCACACCCAGAACGCCAAGCGCCGGCGGGGCGAACTGGAACGTGATTCCACGACAGAGTAA
- a CDS encoding ankyrin repeat domain-containing protein: MMLTAAPLAAQAPQPLNHDLLRVSATGTVDQIRDLLERGADPNSEDKVGVTPLINVAARGSNKSLRLLIEAGARVEEDGRNGCTPLTWAAKNGWEKTIELLLDRGADINHRDNGQMTPLMRAAWNGQFVAAEFLIRRGADVTAVDSNGNTALTYALASRSPRIEGALRRMGVPSKVGSQAEAIAKVKGEPFVSCARAVAGRS; encoded by the coding sequence ATGATGCTGACGGCCGCGCCGCTTGCGGCGCAGGCACCGCAACCCCTCAATCATGACCTGCTGAGGGTTTCGGCAACGGGCACCGTCGACCAGATCCGGGATCTTCTGGAACGCGGCGCGGACCCCAACAGTGAGGACAAAGTCGGCGTGACACCGCTGATCAATGTCGCCGCGCGCGGCAGCAACAAGTCCCTGCGCCTGTTGATCGAGGCCGGCGCACGGGTCGAGGAAGACGGCCGAAACGGCTGTACGCCGCTGACCTGGGCCGCGAAGAATGGTTGGGAAAAGACGATCGAGCTGTTGCTGGATCGGGGTGCCGACATAAACCACCGCGACAACGGCCAGATGACGCCGCTGATGCGCGCGGCCTGGAACGGGCAGTTTGTTGCGGCCGAGTTTCTGATCCGGCGTGGGGCGGATGTGACGGCGGTCGATTCGAACGGCAATACGGCGCTGACATATGCTCTTGCGAGTCGCAGCCCGCGAATCGAGGGGGCCCTGCGACGCATGGGGGTCCCGAGCAAAGTCGGCTCCCAGGCTGAAGCGATCGCCAAGGTGAAGGGCGAACCCTTCGTGTCCTGCGCGCGCGCAGTTGCGGGCCGGTCCTAG